Part of the Neovison vison isolate M4711 chromosome 14, ASM_NN_V1, whole genome shotgun sequence genome is shown below.
TAGAACCTCTGAATCCTCCATCTTCAAGGTCATCTCCTCTGGGAGTGGGTTTTCTTGGGGGAGCGGGTTTCAAGAGGAGACCTTGTACTCCTTATCTTTAATTAATGATTCCTGCTTTTGTGGGGCATCCGTTTCCTGTTAGAAAAGGGAAACTTGCTTGTGCTTTGCCCAAGTTCTTACCTTCtctatcttttccctttttatgaGAGGGACCTTAGGGTCTCCCAGTCCACAAGCAGACATGTTCCTTCCTGGTAATGCAGTGCCCCTATATCTGAAAGTTTTTCATTCCTTGGAAGaagaaatccttttttaaatAGGCTAAAATCCTTGCTGAATGATCCCTCACCTCTTAACATTCCTAAACTCATCTCCGAGAGGCAGAGTTTGAGAGACTTCATTTAAAGACATGACTCACTGCGAGTCTATTTTCAGTGAGTCATCCAGATGGTAGTCCTAAGTAACCTTACCCGGAGCAGCAGAAGTTTCAGCTTTAAACTGAGTCTCTCCTTTGTCATTTGGGTGGTACAGTGGACTGCTGCGATTGGGCCCCTAGTAGTGCTCTAGAGGGGCATCAGCAGGGCTGTTGGCAGCCCCCTTGATGTGAGCgttgctccttttcctttttttttttttttgccggtctctgcttctgcctttttcccccccctaaatacatgtatgtatttaatcacattttttcttttctttctctctctctctctcttttttttttttttggctttgccTATGCTGGTGGCATCCAGGGTGTTCCTTTGTCTCCTTGATTATGCTCAGGGTTAAAGCAGTCTTTTTTACCTGTGGGGAGGCAGCCTGCCCACTGGGAAGGTTTTTAGTGTGTTTCCCATTCCTGGCTCTTTGATCTTTATAGGCATACTTCTCCGCCTTCCTACCACCCGGATTCATAGTGTGAATTCCTGCCCGGCCCTGAGTCATACCCAGGCAAGTGCTTTCTCTGGAGAAACACTTGCAGTTCTTTCAGCAGGAATCTCCAAGAGATGGCCCAAGTATCGGCTTCCCATCGATATTGCTCGTCCCCGCTCGGAAACTCCTTTTCCACGATTGTAAGATATCACACTTGATTGATGCTCTCAGGATGCCACCAGTATGTAAAATTGCAGCTCCTCAGATGACCTTTGTTAAATTTCGGAAGGGCCAAGGAGACCCTCCGTTGCAACCAGATGAATTTTGAACCTGTGTTCTGAGTTCATTCAAAAGCCACGGTCGGTGGTCATCTACTTGTGTTCAGAGAAACCACAAAGTTCAACTCCAGCTCTTCAGTTATAatcttttcatgttattttagaATGTGGAACATATGCTGTGCACCCCTCTTTTCTGTAGTGAATATGACCTGCCCCTTCTCTGGTCTGACTTTCCTGTGACCCCTGGGCTTTCCTCATGTTGAACACTCTAGTCTTCTCCTTTAAGTCCCTATCTCCCCGTCCCAAGGCCCTGACTTTGTCCCCTTTATTCTTTGTGGTGCTATACAGATTGATGAATTTAAATGACCTTTCCTGATCAAGTGTTCCTTAGCTCTGTCCTTGATGGATGGGAAATGGGAGGGCgaaagagtttaatttttttatttcagggtATCAAATTGAATGTATATTTAACaactttgtaaactgtaaagtgATGTAATTGTAAACTACTGTTAATTTTATctaataattacataatttccAACAGTTGACCTGTCTACTTTTTGGAGTAAACAAACTTCTTAGCACTTTAATCAGCCTAGTAGCACAGCGTGCTATTAGACTGAATTTTATCCCATTTCCTGTGTCATCTCTGCACAAGTACaggacacacatgcacatgcacacatactgGGTACAAATGCATACAagaaccccccctccccacccccgccgttCACCTTGCTTTTGTGACCCAAGTTAGCAGCATCTTTTCAGTAATTACTTTTTACAGTTCTTAGGaaaccatttttatatttttaggctCAGCAAACTCCAACTGAAATGTAAGTTTACACACATAATTAGCTTAATGTTGGGTGTTGTAAAATACGGGCACTGTAATTCAGATCCTGACTTAGCAGCCTCACTGTCAAGTTCGCATCTTTTTCCCACGGCAGTAGCTCAGTTGTCACAGACAACAGAACTTTGTTCCTTTGGGTAAGTGTTTTTACTATATAGTGGTAAATATATAGAGTATGAACAGCTgggtaaaagaataaaaaagtaaaaagatcatATTTTTCATTACTAAATCTGAAAAGAAGTGTGTTCTGTTGACAGCGAGTGAATTACTGGCTTGAGGATCATACCCAAAAGGAAGTTTTCCGTGACTTAGGAAAGTGGTCTGGTTTGCATTTCACACAGGGTCAGTGTGGTGGGGGCCTTATTCAATGACATCATTAGAAACATGCCTATCAGAATTCTGTTGTTACGTAAGTTAATAAATCAGGAAATGTTTGGCACATATTCTTTCCTTTTGGAAGTTGAtgtcatgaaaacaaaaatgattttgtaTAGAATGTTTTTTTACTGCCATGTCTAtttactatttattgaagagccaGTGTGTTACAAGGTACGAtacatatctcatttaatccttgccaTAACCCTGTGAGCAGATGTTATTCTATCTGAGGAAACTCAGGCTCAAAAGTTAAGGGATCCACTCAGGGTCAGAACTAGGCATAGGACTCAGATCTGAATCTGAAGCTCATGCTTTTTTTCACTGTTACACCGCTTAGGACAATTAGTCCAACCACAtacagtgttttttatttatttttttttttaaaaaagatttaatttatttatttgacagagaaatcacaagtaggcagagaagcagacagagagagaaggggaagcaggctcgccgctgagcaaagagcccgatgcggggcttgatcccaggaacctgggatcgtgacctgagccaaaggcagaggctttaacccactgagccacccaggcgcccctgcagtgttttttttttaaagatttatccatCTAtgtcttgagagagagagagaaaaagcatgagcgcgcgcgcgcgcagtggagagggtcagagggagagaaagtcccaAACAGAttccgtgctgagtgcagagactgACATAGGGCTTGGTCTCACTACCCTGAGGTCAccgccctgagatcacaacctgagtggaaactGAGTGGATGCTCAATTGACTGCCACACAGGGGCCTcacatgtgttttttaaaagtagtcTTGTGGCTTTATACTCtgattataattagaaaaatccATCCAATTAGAAAAATTGGACAGATGGGCATTAGATTGTACAGTTTGGGAGCAGAAAGAACATGcattcgaggggcgcctgggtggctcagtcattagatgtctaccttcagctcaagtcatggtcccaggatcctgggattaggccccacatcgggctccttgctcagcgaggagtctgcttctccctttcccactcctcctccttgtgttcctgctctcactgtctctgtcaaataaataaaaatctttaaaaaacaaaacatgcattggagaagaaataaaatttgtgtaGGGATACGTTCCATTAAAATAGGTatctgggagtgcctgggtggctcagttggttaaagagctgcctttggctgaggtcatgattccagggtcctgggatccacaccGCTTCTGGCccccttctcagcggggagttgcttctcttgctcgctctcgaataaataaatttaaaaacaataggtATCTACCTCAGAACAGTATTACTAAGGAAAGATTTTGTGTATTAAGGACCAAGAAGAAGGGCATAAAGCTTCTAGGTGACTAAAATCTTAGCATAACTGGTATAGGCAACAAACCAAATAATGAGGtgaattttaaatgtcatttttaaagaccagattaagttaaaataaacctcattggaacactgtcaaggtttaaatttcaaaaaacaaaagattttaataaaggatcaagtaatttttatttatttattttaaagattttatttatttgagagagagggaagggttagaacaggctcccttctgagcaggaagcccaatgtgggactggatccagactctgggatcatgacctgagccaaaggcaatagcttaaccaactgagccaccgaggtgcccaagATTAAATAAGTTTAGATAGGAAAAATTAATTGCAAAGGCGTATTTTGAAGGCATAGAGTTCTGActttaaaatttaggaaaaaggCATTCAGGGTGATGGCAAGAAAACCTGCCTTAATGCTTCCTGTGACCCTTAGAATGTTAGACTGGAAAGAGTATAAACTGTGGAATCAGACTTGGGTTCATCTTACGTAGAGCAGGTTATTTAAACTGGTATTCATTTTCTTCAactataaaacatgaaaaataatgtcTGCCTTTCTGGGTTTATGCCAAGGATTAAATTTATGCCCAGTATGAAATTAGATTAAATTACATGTGTGTAAGGACCTGGTTTGTGGTAGTTCCTTAAATGTTGTTTTAGAAAGGACTTCAAGGGAAAAGAGCTATagatcagaattaaaaaaaaatttttttttaatttttaagtaggttccatgatcagcatggagcccaaagcagggcttgaactcacaacctgagatcaagacctgagctgagatcaggagtcggatgcttaaccaactgagccacccgggtgccccagactagattttttttttttttaaagattttatttatttatttatttatttattttttaaaagattttatttatttatttgacagagagagatcacaagtaggcagaaaggcaggcagagagagagagaggaggaagcagactccctgccgagcagagagcccgatgcgggactcgatcccaggaccctgagatcatgacctgagccgaaggcagcggcttaacccactgagccacccaggcgcccaaagattttatttatttatttgacagagatcataggtaggtagagaggcaggcgggggcgggggaggggggggaagcaggctccccgccgagcagagagccctatttagggcttgatcccagaatgctgggatcatgacctgagctgaaggcatagactttaacccactgaaccacccaggcgcccctagattttttGATATAAACAAATTTCAGGAGTGTgttcaaataatttctttatagtgGTATTTCCCCAAATTGAATATTGCTCATACTTTTGTaaaggagtttggatttttattttaaagagactttcatttctttgacaCTATGTGATCTTTTAGTTTGCTTTTaaaagttgtgttttgttttttaaaagattttatttatttatttatttatttgatagagagtgagagagagaatgacaggagagaaggtcagagggagaagcagactcctcatggagctgggagcctgatgccgtactcgatcccgggattccaggatcatgatctgagccaaaggcatttgcttaaccaactgagccacccaggcgcccctagtttgcgtttatttatttatttatttttcccctagTTTGCTTTTAATTAGAACATCCATGACTGCAAATCTATTGGGTCCTGGCTCTCCGTGTATTACTCTAATAACTATTtctctgtcctcttttttttgggggagagagagagaagatgagtgGGGTtggtcgggggtggggtggggcggtgaacaaagggagaagcagagcagggagtctgagatgggacttgatcccaggactctgagatgggacttgatcccaggactccaggatcatgatctgagccaaaggcagacgcttaaccaactgagccactcaggcaccactatgtcttctttttatttattttatttatttactttttactcCATTGTCAGTATATTGATCTTCTGTTGTCTTTCTGTACGTATGTTGGAGGAAGGGACAGATTTCATTCACAGCCATTATTTTTTACTAGCAGATTATGTGAAAGACTGGTGTTGAGCCCTAGGTTTGCTAGTTGTTGTGATCTTGGgcgagttactttttttttaagatttcctttatttatttatttatttgacagagagagagagagatatcacaagtaggcagagaggcaggcggagggagagggggatgcaggttccctactgagcagagagcccgatgtggggctcgatcccaggaccgtgagatcatgaccaaaccgaagacagaggcttaacccattgagccactcaggcgctccagGGCGAGTTACTTAAATTGTcagtctttgttttcttatttgttaaaTGGGTACAATGGTGGTTTCTACTTCATGAAGTTAGGATTTCTATTAAGTTAGTGAAAATTTATAAAGTTCTTGGTGTGGTACTTTGGATCTACCAAATGTGCAGTAAGTGTTagcttaattattattattatttttttttaatattttatttatttgacacagagagagaaatcacaagtaggcagagaggcaagcagagaggagagaaagcaggctccctgcggagcagagagaccgacgtggggctcgatcccaggaccctgggatcatgacctgagcagaaggcagaggctttaacccactgagccacccaggtgcccctagcttaattattttaatgatacTGATgatatagattattttttttaagattttatttatttatttgacagagacacagtgggagagggaacacaagcagggcgagtgggagagggagaagcagtctccccgccaagTAAGAAGcttgatacaggacttgatcccaagacctggggatcatgatctgagccgaaggtggctggcttaaccaactgagccatccaggcgtcccaaaactATAGTATTTTATCTATAACTGCCTACTaaactttttctcttatttctgacTGCATTAACTTTAGCACGATCTAAAATCAAATgcttctggggtgtctgggtggctcagtgggttaagcctctgcctttggctcaggtcatgatctcagggtcctgggatcaagccctgcattgggctctctgctcagtagggagccttcttcccccccatctctcttgtttgtctgcctacttgtgatctctctcataaataaataaaacctttcaaaaaaaaaatcaaatgcgtCTTTCCACGTAGAGGCagtctttttttgttgtctgtaGGTGATGTAGGTGTAGATAtagaatgaataagcaaaatttGCTTCAGTTATCAAATACTTAGAAATACTttagctggggcacctggttggctcagtgggttaaagcctctgccttcagctcaggtcatgatcgcagggtcttgggatcgagccccgcatcgggctctccgctcagcagggagcctgcttccccctctatctctgcctgtctctctgcctgcttgtgatctctgtctgtcaaataaataaataaaatattaaaaaaaaaaaaaactttagctGATACCTAAGGTAAAAGTTACAAATTCTGTTATCAGAATTCAAGCAGAATATTTGCTGCTTCAAGCCATGctaacctttttttaaaacttggcaACTATTTCATTTGGCATGGAGG
Proteins encoded:
- the ZNF655 gene encoding zinc finger protein 655 isoform X6 — its product is MEEISAQEAVGSPVVQFQSLESLSEGLSPEPPFAQDTDMEQELNGGILLRLPTTRIHSVNSCPALSHTQASAFSGETLAVLSAGISKRWPKYRLPIDIARPRSETPFPRL